A genomic segment from Psychrobacter arcticus 273-4 encodes:
- the cgtA gene encoding Obg family GTPase CgtA, translated as MRFIDEAVVTVKAGDGGNGIASFRREKYVPRGGPDGGDGGKGGDVYVIAEDNTNTLVDYRYTRRHDAMRAENGHSRNCSGKGSDDLFLPVPIGTTIVDTETDEVLGDLIEIGQTLLIAKGGDGGLGNTHFKSSTNQAPRKATSGFEGELKVLKFELKVVADVGLIGLPNAGKSTFIRQVSAARPKVADYPFTTLVPNLGVVDIGRHRSFVMADIPGLIEGASEGAGLGIRFLKHVARTRRLLHLVDIKPIDGSDPVENARIILNELDRFSPELANLPQILVLNKIDQVPEEELNELCTHIVAELGWTGIVFRTATLTGEGVDAIKYHLMNEIEREREREIEDPIFAEAQKARFERLEAEVRLNTEAQREAYRAARKAAREGTDLSDDDFDGSDDDDDGVEVIYAP; from the coding sequence ATGCGATTTATTGATGAAGCCGTCGTAACGGTAAAAGCAGGTGACGGTGGTAACGGAATCGCCAGTTTTCGCCGAGAAAAATATGTCCCGCGCGGTGGTCCTGATGGTGGTGATGGTGGCAAGGGCGGAGATGTTTATGTCATTGCAGAGGATAACACTAACACCCTAGTTGACTATCGTTATACACGTCGTCACGACGCCATGCGAGCTGAGAATGGTCATAGTAGAAACTGTTCAGGTAAGGGCTCTGATGATCTTTTTTTACCAGTGCCTATTGGTACTACGATAGTTGATACCGAAACAGATGAAGTGTTGGGTGATTTGATTGAAATCGGTCAGACTTTACTGATTGCCAAAGGCGGTGATGGGGGTTTGGGTAATACCCATTTTAAAAGCTCTACCAACCAAGCGCCGCGTAAAGCGACTTCAGGTTTTGAAGGTGAGCTAAAAGTTCTTAAGTTTGAGCTAAAAGTAGTGGCTGATGTTGGCTTAATTGGTTTACCTAATGCAGGTAAATCGACCTTTATCCGCCAAGTCTCTGCTGCTAGACCAAAAGTTGCTGACTATCCATTTACCACATTGGTTCCTAATCTGGGTGTGGTCGATATTGGTCGTCATCGCTCATTTGTTATGGCTGATATTCCAGGTTTGATCGAAGGTGCCTCAGAAGGTGCTGGACTTGGTATTCGCTTTTTAAAGCATGTCGCTCGTACGCGTCGTCTGTTACACTTGGTTGATATCAAGCCTATCGATGGTAGCGACCCAGTAGAAAATGCCCGTATTATCTTAAATGAGCTTGATCGTTTTTCGCCTGAATTGGCCAATTTGCCGCAGATTTTGGTATTAAACAAAATCGATCAGGTGCCTGAAGAAGAGTTAAATGAGCTCTGTACCCATATTGTGGCAGAGCTTGGCTGGACAGGTATCGTTTTCCGTACAGCAACCCTAACAGGTGAAGGCGTTGATGCCATTAAGTACCACTTGATGAATGAGATCGAGCGTGAACGTGAGCGTGAAATAGAAGATCCTATCTTTGCTGAAGCACAAAAAGCACGATTTGAGCGTTTAGAGGCAGAAGTTCGTCTGAATACTGAAGCTCAGCGTGAAGCGTATCGTGCTGCTCGTAAAGCGGCGCGTGAAGGTACGGATTTATCGGATGACGATTTTGATGGCAGCGATGACGATGATGATGGCGTCGAAGTGATTTACGCTCCTTAG
- a CDS encoding glyceraldehyde-3-phosphate dehydrogenase — translation MFLVSNADTLRQLHQDHLSNYNHQEQQAIELMGLLNKLYNEQDVQVTLFGDTLDTNSVGQILALHQKVALRDQGARAIDIADTLAMVKVLADNKDIQATRVDVGQLIANDSDIQTALQSIDNTKGAINGATDVVLYGFGRIGRILTRLLLSQVSSAKGMQLKAIVVRPAAAGDLAKRASLLERDSIHGSFAGGVIIDNENNGLIINGRFVQVIYAKDPSEIDYTAYGINDALVIDNTGIWKDEAGLGKHLQSTGVKKVLLTAPAGGEIKNVVYGVNNDTVGDDTIVSAASCTTNAITPTLKVLNDEYGIENGHVETIHSFTNDQNLIDNYHKADRRGRSAVLNMVITSTGAAKAVGKALPELSGKLTGNAIRVPTPNVSLAILNLNLKTAPASADALNEFMRKISNSSQWQTQIAYTDSTEAVSTDFVGDTHVGIVDAQATILTDNHAIVYIWYDNEVGYSTQVLRLATQMAGISYTQIPA, via the coding sequence ATGTTTCTCGTGAGTAATGCTGATACCTTACGCCAATTACATCAAGACCACTTGAGCAACTATAACCATCAAGAGCAACAAGCAATTGAGCTGATGGGGCTATTGAACAAGCTCTACAATGAGCAAGATGTACAAGTGACTTTATTTGGTGATACGCTAGATACCAATTCAGTGGGTCAAATATTGGCGCTGCATCAAAAAGTTGCTTTGCGTGACCAAGGTGCTCGTGCTATTGATATCGCTGATACCTTAGCAATGGTTAAAGTGTTAGCAGATAATAAAGACATCCAAGCGACTCGTGTCGATGTTGGTCAACTGATTGCTAATGACAGTGATATCCAAACGGCATTACAGTCTATTGATAACACCAAAGGCGCTATCAATGGCGCGACGGATGTGGTGCTATACGGTTTTGGTCGTATTGGTCGTATCTTAACGCGTCTGTTATTATCGCAAGTGTCAAGTGCCAAAGGTATGCAGCTAAAAGCCATCGTAGTACGTCCTGCAGCAGCGGGCGACTTAGCGAAGCGTGCTTCATTGCTAGAGCGTGATTCGATTCATGGTAGCTTTGCAGGTGGCGTAATTATTGATAATGAAAACAATGGTTTGATTATCAATGGTCGTTTTGTCCAAGTTATCTATGCCAAAGATCCAAGCGAGATTGATTATACTGCTTATGGTATTAATGATGCGTTGGTCATCGACAATACAGGTATCTGGAAAGATGAAGCGGGTCTTGGCAAGCATCTACAATCGACAGGCGTGAAAAAAGTATTGCTAACTGCACCTGCTGGCGGTGAGATTAAAAACGTTGTATATGGCGTCAACAATGATACCGTTGGTGATGACACTATCGTCAGTGCAGCCAGCTGTACGACCAACGCGATTACCCCAACGTTAAAAGTATTAAATGACGAATACGGTATTGAAAATGGTCATGTTGAGACCATTCACTCATTTACCAACGACCAGAACTTAATTGATAACTATCATAAAGCCGATCGCCGTGGTCGTAGTGCAGTATTGAATATGGTGATTACCAGTACCGGTGCTGCTAAAGCGGTTGGTAAAGCATTGCCAGAGCTTAGCGGTAAATTAACGGGTAATGCCATCCGTGTACCGACGCCAAACGTCAGCTTAGCGATTTTGAACTTGAATCTTAAGACAGCGCCAGCTAGCGCTGATGCATTAAATGAATTCATGCGTAAAATCTCTAATAGCAGTCAGTGGCAAACACAGATTGCTTATACTGATTCTACAGAGGCGGTATCAACGGATTTTGTCGGTGATACGCATGTGGGTATCGTTGATGCGCAAGCGACTATTTTGACTGACAATCATGCCATTGTTTATATTTGGTATGACAATGAAGTAGGCTATAGTACGCAAGTATTACGTTTGGCAACGCAAATGGCAGGTATCAGCTATACGCAGATTCCAGCTTAA